In Jejubacter calystegiae, the following are encoded in one genomic region:
- a CDS encoding ABC transporter ATP-binding protein, whose amino-acid sequence MSHSQTMTAPLLAVKDLRVTFATPDGDVTAVNDLNFSLRAGETLGIVGESGSGKSQTAFALMGLLASNGRTGGSARFNDREILNLPESQMNRLRAEQIAMIFQDPMTSLNPYMRVGEQLMEVLMLHKRMSKSDAFNASVRMLDAVRMPEARKRMRMYPHEFSGGMRQRVMIAMALLCRPQLLIADEPTTALDVTVQAQIMTLLNELKREFNTAIIMITHDLGVVAGLCDQVLVMYAGRTMEYGSARDIFYRPSHPYSRGLLSAVPALDSEEEMLLTIPGNPPNLLHLPSGCPFRPRCPWAMEECGQTPALTPFEQGRLRACYKPLEEMV is encoded by the coding sequence ATGAGTCACAGCCAAACTATGACGGCGCCTCTGCTGGCAGTGAAAGATCTGCGGGTGACCTTCGCCACGCCGGATGGCGATGTTACCGCGGTCAACGATCTGAACTTCAGCCTGCGGGCCGGAGAAACTTTAGGGATAGTCGGCGAGTCCGGATCCGGTAAGTCCCAGACCGCGTTTGCGTTAATGGGGCTGCTGGCGTCCAACGGTCGGACCGGCGGCTCGGCGCGCTTTAACGACCGTGAGATCCTCAACCTGCCTGAGTCGCAGATGAACCGGCTGCGTGCCGAACAGATTGCGATGATTTTCCAGGACCCCATGACCTCCCTGAATCCCTATATGCGGGTCGGAGAGCAGTTAATGGAGGTGCTGATGTTGCATAAACGCATGAGTAAGAGCGACGCTTTCAACGCCTCGGTGCGGATGCTGGATGCGGTGCGTATGCCGGAAGCCCGCAAGCGCATGCGTATGTACCCTCACGAGTTTTCTGGCGGTATGCGCCAGCGGGTCATGATTGCCATGGCGCTGCTGTGTCGCCCGCAGTTGCTGATTGCCGACGAACCCACCACGGCGCTGGATGTCACCGTTCAGGCGCAGATTATGACCCTGCTGAACGAGCTGAAGCGCGAGTTTAATACCGCCATTATTATGATCACCCACGATCTGGGGGTGGTGGCCGGGCTGTGTGACCAGGTGCTGGTCATGTACGCCGGGCGCACCATGGAGTACGGCAGCGCCCGCGATATTTTCTACCGGCCGTCGCATCCCTATTCCCGGGGGCTTTTAAGCGCGGTACCGGCTCTGGACAGCGAAGAAGAGATGCTGTTAACCATTCCCGGTAATCCGCCTAATCTGCTGCATCTGCCGTCCGGTTGCCCGTTCCGGCCGCGTTGCCCCTGGGCCATGGAAGAGTGTGGTCAGACTCCGGCGCTGACCCCGTTTGAACAGGGGCGCCTGCGTGCCTGCTATAAGCCGCTGGAGGAGATGGTATGA
- the oppC gene encoding oligopeptide ABC transporter permease OppC translates to MMMSNKNSAVLEDFSQQLDVKGRSLWQDARRRFLHNRAATTSLLVLALIALFVVLAPMLSAFTYDDTDWAMMSAAPEWASGHYFGTDSSGRDLLVRVAIGGRISLMVGICAALVAIVVGTLYGALSGYLGGRVDSVMMRLLEILNSFPFMFFVILLVTFFGQNILLIFVAIGMVSWLDMARIVRGQTLSLKRKEFIEAAQVGGVSTAGIVMRHIVPNVLGVVVIYASLLVPNMILFESFLSFLGLGTQEPLSSWGALLSDGANSMEVSPWLLLFPAGFLVVTLFCFNFIGDGLRDALDPKDR, encoded by the coding sequence ATGATGATGAGTAATAAAAACAGCGCCGTGCTGGAGGATTTCAGCCAGCAACTGGATGTTAAAGGGCGCAGTCTGTGGCAGGACGCGCGACGCCGCTTCCTGCATAACCGTGCCGCTACCACCAGTCTGCTGGTTCTGGCACTGATCGCGCTGTTTGTGGTGCTGGCGCCGATGCTATCCGCTTTTACCTATGACGATACCGACTGGGCGATGATGTCCGCGGCGCCGGAATGGGCCAGCGGGCACTACTTTGGTACCGACTCTTCCGGGCGCGATCTGCTGGTGCGGGTGGCCATTGGCGGGCGTATTTCTCTGATGGTGGGGATCTGCGCGGCGCTGGTGGCGATCGTTGTGGGCACGCTGTATGGCGCGCTTTCTGGCTACCTCGGCGGCCGGGTGGATTCTGTGATGATGCGCCTGCTGGAAATTCTCAACTCGTTTCCGTTTATGTTTTTCGTGATCCTGCTGGTGACCTTTTTTGGCCAGAACATTTTGTTGATCTTTGTGGCGATCGGCATGGTTTCCTGGCTGGATATGGCGCGTATCGTGCGCGGCCAGACCCTGAGCCTTAAGCGCAAGGAGTTTATCGAAGCAGCTCAGGTCGGCGGCGTCTCGACCGCCGGGATTGTGATGCGTCATATCGTTCCCAATGTACTGGGCGTGGTGGTGATCTATGCCTCGCTGCTGGTACCGAACATGATTCTGTTTGAATCCTTCCTGAGCTTTCTGGGGCTGGGCACTCAGGAGCCGCTTAGTAGCTGGGGAGCGCTGTTGAGCGATGGCGCCAACTCAATGGAGGTATCGCCCTGGCTTCTGTTGTTTCCGGCGGGTTTTCTGGTAGTGACCCTGTTCTGTTTTAACTTTATCGGCGATGGCCTGCGTGATGCCCTCGACCCGAAAGATCGTTAA
- the oppB gene encoding oligopeptide ABC transporter permease OppB produces the protein MLKFILRRCLEAIPTLFILITISFFMMRLAPGSPFTGERNLPPEVLANIEAKYHLNDPIMTQYASYLKQLAHGDFGPSFKYKDYSVNDLVAGAFPVSAKLGLAAFVLAVILGVGAGTVAALKQNTKWDYTVMGFAMTGVVIPGFVVAPLLVLIFSITLKWLPGGGWNGGQINYVILPMVALSLAYIASIARITRGSMIEVLHSNFIRTARAKGLPMRRIILRHALRPALLPVLSYMGPAFVGIITGSMVIETIFGLPGIGQLFVNGALNRDYSLVLSLTILVGVLTILFNAVVDVLYALIDPKIRY, from the coding sequence ATGCTGAAATTTATCCTGCGTCGCTGTCTGGAAGCGATACCGACGCTTTTTATCTTAATTACCATCTCCTTTTTTATGATGCGCCTGGCGCCCGGTAGCCCTTTTACCGGCGAGCGTAATCTGCCGCCCGAAGTGCTGGCCAATATCGAGGCCAAATACCACCTTAACGATCCCATTATGACCCAGTATGCGAGCTACCTGAAACAGCTGGCTCACGGGGATTTCGGGCCGTCATTTAAATATAAAGATTATTCGGTTAACGATCTGGTGGCCGGTGCCTTCCCGGTATCGGCGAAGCTGGGGCTGGCCGCGTTCGTGCTGGCGGTCATTCTGGGGGTGGGAGCCGGTACTGTGGCCGCCCTGAAGCAGAACACCAAATGGGACTATACGGTGATGGGGTTCGCCATGACCGGGGTGGTGATCCCCGGCTTTGTAGTGGCGCCGCTGCTGGTGCTGATCTTCTCGATTACCCTGAAGTGGCTGCCGGGAGGCGGCTGGAACGGCGGGCAGATAAACTATGTGATTTTGCCGATGGTGGCGCTGTCACTGGCTTATATCGCAAGTATTGCCCGTATTACCCGCGGCTCGATGATCGAGGTGCTGCACTCGAACTTTATTCGTACCGCCCGGGCCAAGGGGCTGCCGATGCGGCGTATTATTCTGCGCCATGCGCTGCGTCCCGCGCTGTTACCGGTGCTCTCCTATATGGGGCCAGCTTTCGTGGGCATTATTACCGGCTCGATGGTGATTGAGACCATTTTTGGCCTGCCGGGAATCGGCCAGCTGTTTGTTAACGGCGCTCTGAATCGTGACTATTCACTGGTACTCAGTCTGACGATTCTGGTTGGGGTGCTGACCATTCTGTTTAATGCGGTGGTCGATGTACTTTATGCGCTGATCGACCCGAAAATTCGTTACTGA
- the oppA gene encoding oligopeptide ABC transporter substrate-binding protein OppA, which translates to MTIITKKTGIAVAILAAFITANGAGAAEVPEGTALAEKQTLVRNNGAEVQSLDPHKIEGVPESNVNRDLFEGLLISDLQGHPIPGVAEKWDNQDFKVWIFHLRKNAKWSNGEPVTAQDFVYSWQRLATPDTASPYASYLQYGHIANVDDIIAGKKKPETLGVKALDAHTLQVTLSEPVPYFYKLLIHPSMSPVPKATIEKYGEKWTQPGNMVNNGAYSVKQWVVNERLVLARNPQYWNNAKTVINQVTWLPVASEVTDVNRYRSGGIDITNNYLPIELFRKLKQELPKELSITPYMCTYYFEINNKKPPFNDPRVRTALKLGLDRDIIVNKVKNQGDLPAYSYTPPYADGMKLTKPEWFGWSQEKRNEEARKLLEEAGYGKGKPLSVDLLYNTSDLHKKMAIATASIWKKNLGINVRLENQEWKTFLDTRHQGNYDVARAGWCADYNEPSSFLNTMLSGSSNNTAHYQSPAFDKIIAETLKASGDEARAELYDKAEQQLDKDSVIVPVYYYVNTRLVKPWVGGYTGKDPLDNTYTKDMYIIKH; encoded by the coding sequence ATGACCATCATCACAAAGAAGACCGGGATCGCCGTCGCGATACTGGCGGCATTCATTACGGCGAATGGGGCAGGGGCGGCGGAGGTTCCTGAAGGAACAGCCCTGGCGGAAAAGCAGACCCTGGTGCGTAATAACGGTGCGGAAGTACAGTCGCTGGATCCGCATAAAATAGAAGGTGTCCCTGAATCTAATGTGAATCGCGATCTGTTCGAGGGGCTACTGATTTCCGATCTTCAGGGGCATCCCATCCCAGGCGTAGCGGAAAAATGGGACAACCAGGATTTTAAAGTCTGGATCTTCCATCTGCGTAAAAACGCCAAATGGTCCAACGGCGAACCGGTGACTGCCCAGGACTTTGTCTATAGCTGGCAGCGACTGGCGACGCCAGATACCGCATCGCCTTACGCCAGTTATCTTCAGTATGGGCATATCGCCAACGTCGACGATATTATCGCCGGTAAGAAAAAACCGGAGACTCTGGGGGTTAAAGCGCTGGATGCTCATACCCTACAGGTCACGCTAAGTGAACCGGTGCCTTATTTTTATAAACTGCTGATTCATCCTTCGATGTCGCCGGTGCCCAAGGCCACAATTGAAAAATATGGTGAGAAGTGGACCCAGCCAGGAAATATGGTGAATAATGGCGCTTATAGCGTCAAGCAATGGGTGGTGAATGAGCGCCTGGTGCTGGCCCGCAATCCGCAGTACTGGAATAACGCCAAAACTGTGATTAACCAAGTGACCTGGTTACCCGTTGCTTCTGAAGTGACCGATGTTAACCGTTACCGCAGCGGCGGAATTGACATCACCAATAATTACCTGCCCATTGAGCTGTTTCGCAAACTGAAACAGGAACTGCCGAAAGAACTCAGTATCACCCCCTATATGTGCACCTACTATTTCGAAATCAATAATAAGAAACCGCCGTTTAATGACCCGCGGGTGCGTACCGCGCTTAAACTGGGGCTGGATCGCGATATCATCGTCAATAAGGTGAAAAACCAGGGTGACCTCCCGGCGTACAGCTATACTCCGCCTTACGCCGACGGAATGAAACTGACGAAGCCGGAATGGTTCGGCTGGAGCCAGGAAAAACGTAATGAAGAGGCGCGTAAACTGCTGGAAGAAGCGGGCTATGGCAAAGGAAAACCGCTGAGTGTCGACCTGCTGTATAACACCTCGGATCTGCATAAGAAGATGGCGATTGCCACCGCCTCTATCTGGAAGAAAAACCTGGGGATTAACGTTCGTTTGGAAAACCAGGAGTGGAAAACCTTCCTGGATACCCGCCATCAGGGGAATTATGATGTGGCCCGCGCCGGCTGGTGTGCCGATTATAATGAGCCAAGCTCGTTCCTGAACACCATGCTGTCGGGCAGTTCCAATAATACTGCGCATTACCAGAGCCCGGCATTCGATAAGATTATCGCCGAGACTCTGAAAGCCTCTGGCGATGAGGCCCGGGCAGAGCTTTATGATAAGGCGGAGCAGCAGTTGGACAAAGACTCCGTCATTGTGCCTGTCTATTACTATGTGAACACCCGACTGGTGAAGCCGTGGGTAGGGGGATATACCGGCAAGGATCCGCTGGATAATACCTACACCAAAGATATGTACATTATTAAGCACTGA